gtgtgactcgctctgaaacgttttttaaacgttttttgtattgttccctggacacaaaccagcgagagccattaaaaagaaatacatgattattaaattatagttctgttaatgatggtgctgcagcctcagaatgggatatagtagtagcttactttttcgcccgcaggattgcacctaaatgaaattataggtgtaatacaattccagttttcaccagtaatattatcagttaactgtgattaaatatgaaattaatacactgtttGCTTACGCAATGattcgagcagcaattttctcccacaccaattctctctctgttgccgcagcagccgctgtgttgcttttttaacgaaatacatgttcaaactcgctgtatgtgcgcatgagtagcctatttccgccgacccgtttgtttgtggttgttaccatggtgaatcgtagtatcatggctccattcatactgcctttttattgtggtggtgcacgcgcgtgaacctactcggagttgattgaaccaactcatatcagctgttctggaaccgaaaactcccatctcagggtaaatcaactccgacatcagggttagactcagagtttgttaaacctccttcctgaaacggccCCCAGGTCAGGTATTTCTAGTTGTTCATTTAACTGCCGGTAATTTTAAAAGAATGAATTAGGACTATAAGAAGGACAAGGTGTGGCTGAAGTAAtagtaaataaaatatcaaCCAAAGGCCTCTCTGTAACCCACAGTCTGCACACTTAGCAGGATAGTACACAGATGAGTGTTACTTTTGGAcctgtttatatttatttattagtttgTTTGTCAGGGACAATGCCAAAGGCATTTTAACAGGTTACAATAACATGATACTCAATTATTTTACTCAATATTTACTCAATAATGGTAATGTGTGCATAATTtaatgagtgtgtctgtgtgcatgcatgcacatagtCTTTATGAGTATGTATGTTTATCTATGTGTATCTTTTCCTCtatctgtgtgtacatgtgcgaGAATGCCTGCACAAGTACATGATCAGAGATCAGTGATTGctagtttggtttggtttcagcTAAGGCTGCACAGTTAATCGCAAttgtatcgaaatcgcaatatagaccagtgcaatatccaaattgcaggggggcgcaatatttgttaatggcaaaatatgtgtcaaaccattctgaatttaagtattgtggtgctgcagagatgtcccggcctacaaatcgtatcctacagacttaagaaaaacatctttgtttggtacagatcctcgcaaaaatcacactataatcattttaatgtctttcgatgttaataattttcaatgagaataatgatacaaaaatgatcattccctccaatatcgtgaatcatatcgcaatcacaatatcagtcaaaataatcgcaattagatattttcctcatatcgtgcagccctagtttcagCCAGTGTTTTACCTTTTCATTAAACATTTTGACAGCCCGAAAGTAGTTTTGtaattattacatttaattcaacACTGTCAGATATACTAGTTTGAGTCCCAGTTCCAGCCTGTCCCCTCAAGTGCATCAtttaatgtgtgttgttgtgattTTCAGTGAATGAAGAAAGCCCTCCCAGAACCAGGATGTTGTTTTTGGCCACTTTAGGCCAAACTGGAGCCCGACGAGTTGTGACTCGAGGGAGATTTACAAGGCATGGCAGGTGCCTGTTTACCGGTTTGCTAGAATTTGTCCCCAGGACCAGAAACATGGGCCAGTCCTCCTTCTGCGCATCGTCATACAGATGCTTTAGTGCCACAGCTGCTCATTTGAATGCTTCATCATCAcctacagccaatcagaaaacaCCGTCCTACAGTTATATCATCGTTGGGGCAGGGTCAGCGGGCTGCGTCCTTGCCAACCGTCTCAGTGAGGATACCCATGAGTCTGTGCTGCAGCTGGAGGCTGGGCCTAAGGACATGGTGTTAGGCAACTTACGACTCTCATGGAAGATCCACATGCCAGCTGCGCTGACCTACAACCTCTGTGATGACAAGTACAGTAGCTAAATAATTCCACTTGAAATGTCTTGGTGCTGATGTGTTTCCCTTGCCATTCTACACACACTGTTCCCAAGTGTGTGCAAACCCATACACAACTTCAGCACAAATACAGATGACGTGTACAATTTTAAAAtcatgaaactttttttttaccaacacCCACTCTAAAACTCCACTGTAAAATGCTTTCACGCAGTTTACTCACTTAGAGGTTTTGTAAATATGAAAGAAGGAAATCCGTTCTGTCATTACAGAAGAAACTTAATTATTACTTCTAGAAATGTTTTTATGCTATTTTAGACTATTAAAGCTACAATAAATGAAACCTAGATATAAgtcatttaaacaaatgatctGTGTATCACATTGGTGCAATTTATTAGTCCAGCACTTTCATATCCGTCTCAATATAATAACGGTAAGCAGACAGATATTGGTTCCATTTTGATGCCATGCTGTAttccttttcattttcttctctcATCAGGTATAACTGGTACTACCACACTTTACCTCAGGCCCACTTAAACAACCGGGTGTTGTACTGGCCGAGAGGCCGTGTCTGGGGTGGGTCCTCTTCACTCAACGCCATGGTGTACATTCGTGGACACGCTGAAGACTACAATCGCTGGCAGACAGAGGGGGCAGAGGGCTGGGATTATGAACACTGTCTGCCTTACTTTAGGAAAGCTCAGTGTCATGAGCTGGGAGAAAACAGGTACCTAACAAAAATAtctgcaggacttttatttttttatccaaaGGCCATTGGAGTGTCCTTTGACTTGTTATCAAATCATTTTAATATGCATGGACCGAGTTTGAGGGGAACCCTAACTCTGGCAGTGCTAGTGCCTCAGTCCTACAGACTCACCAGGCTTTAGAATGTGTCGTGGGTGgtaaatgttgttgttgtattgtaAATGTGCAGGGGCACAGTGAAGCTCTCACATTGCCTGGCCATGAGCATCAACGGTTAAATGCAGTGCGTCACCAATCTAATTTCAGgaaagatgggggggggggggggagggaaacATGCAAATGAAGAAGGTAGATGGCAGCTcagatattacagtttttttcgattGTTAAatgacagtgggcacaactgaagcctcatgtgcaaaactctaaccacagtctgcagtaccaacagtcacctgagctaaacagttcacatcacctaCAAAACTcattcacagcaacacaactcttaacacacgtctcaaaactcagtgcagccaaacactcagaacaatcctcactgagataacacacactgtcactcagaacacactaagagtaaaaacactagcatcaaacaacgatacagaaattacaaactttctcatctttacagtttgaacgatttgagtgacttcacactactcaatagtttctttaaagaaaagatatagattttataATGTACCAATTTTCAAGTAAGGcaaacaagaaggaatgaaaatcagcagttttCTTCAATATAGTATTTTGTCTCTAGTAATTTATGGAATTACTGGGGGAAAAAACTAAAGGTACATACGTAACTGTAACAAAGAATAGTGTGACTAATACTGCCTCTCTCTAGCATCATGTGGCAAGTTTTCTTCATCACACTGGCTGtctgcatcatctctaaatactaatcaatgtggtgtttccattgctttcacctccattacttgctgaaaaacagtaagaacACAGTTTTACTATTGTAAAgatatagtttttttgtttttttttatagctttgtacataacctcagacatcttacctggacatattggtatctttgctcttttacctgtttctctcaaacggtacagtgtataattgtttcattcttatttggtgtttgtatACATAGAAAAAGGCTTTCTGAGCGTTCTCTATATAAATACCATATATGTTCACTAactagtctaaaacaagacacctgcttagcctttcagctaaaattgcaatcagcagtgtttgataggcaccagactgaaatctattctgttttgaatgtgtaatTAACAGTTTTGATAGcaatgtgttagcatttgaacaaagtgctgtgaatacacagtgttgtgcaggttgtggttaaagtgatgggataagtgtgtagagttttgaaaactgtgttcaagcaatgaaaaacgaactagagtttggtccacatgaactgctgctctGCAGATTggagttagagttttgcacatgtggtttagcaatcgaaaaaaactgtaacctGCTTGTTTACCAGAATGATAAATACTTGTGTGGTCTGGAAACAAATATGACATACTGTGAAGTAGATATCATAGGTGgaagtgatgtgtgtgtctgtctgtgttatgGTGAAAGACCGAGAAATTAGATTGCATTATGTTCTATGTTGTGTAATTTGTCAGAGACTGGAATTATCATCCCATGCATCCACTGAAAACGGATCCTGCAGTGGTAGATTAACATAATTCTTCCACCGAATACTGCATAACCAAATCTTAAAAGCAGGAAGGAAAACACATACTCATAACTCAACATAATGTCAATGCCAAGCCTGAGTGATGTcgtgtttttattattgttctCATAACTACATGTACACAGCTTTCTACAAAAGGTAGCACTGCTGGTAATACACATTTTTAATATTGTTGCAATATTGATCACTGAATACCTATACACGATTCCCATAGATTGTCACATTTTGAAATGGAACTGCTCTCATCTTTGGGACTcattcaatttgtgtttcttgtgTGTACCTTAGGTACCGGGGAGGCAGCGGACCTCTTCATGTGTCCAGAGGGAAGACCAACCATCCCCTTCACAAAGCTTTCATTGAGGCAGGGCAGCAGGCAGGATACCCCTTCACTGATGACATGAACGGACACCAACAGGAGGGCTTGGGCTGGATGGACATGACTATTTTTAAaggttaaaagaaaaaggaactTGACTATGACCAATAAGCATTGATACATATTTTAGTATAGTCTACATCTCTTTGCCCAAATCTGTCCAGGAAAGAGGTGGAGCACAGCGAGTGCCTACCTGAGACCTGTCCTGGGTCGACCCAACCTGAAGACAGAGGTGCACTGTTTGACCACCAAGATCCTGTTTGATGGCAACCGCGCCGTGGGTGTGGAATACACACAGAAAGGACAAAAGAAAAGGGTAAGATGCGTGCTGACATTAGCGTTTATATCAAAGCACTACTGTGCCTAATCACATAGCTGCAAACATGGATGTAGACTCTTGTTCAATGATTCACTCATTTGTTTATACTGGTCACTCTTCAGGCATTTGCAGATAAAGAGGTGATATTAAGTGGAGGAGCCATTAACTCCCCTCAGCTTCTCATGCTGTCTGGGGTGGGAAACGCTGATGACCTGAAACAACTCGGCATCCCTGTAGTTCAGCACTTACCAGGTACattttgtgtactttttttttttaacaatgtaagCATTTAAAACGCCTAGCTTCAACAAACTGAAATGGGGAAAAAATTATttggctttttaaaataaagatgCAGGTTTTATAGAGTTTtcgcaattttttttaatatgagtACATGaccacattaaacacacaaaacacagactaAAAGAGTGATTCATTGCCACCTGTTCCATGCTTACAAACAGACCAGGCCTGGAGTGCATTATATTATAATGGTAAtaatgcctctctctctctcattaccTTCCTCTATTGTCTCTGTTGTTTCTCAGGTGTTGGCAGTAACCTGCAGGATCATTTGGAGCTGTACGTCCAGCAGCAGTGCACTCAGCCTATCACCCTGTACAAGGCCCAGAAACCTTTCCACATGGTCAAGATAGGCCTGGAGTGGCTCGCTCTGTTTACTGgtaaccaaaacacacacattctcccAAATGTTCTACAAAAAATAGCAAATTTCTTTTATTCATGGCCATTACCATAGGCAAACTCAATGTAGAAAGTTAAGGGAccgtatttatggaatggaccaccagaggaaaataggggagggtattgtctttttattctttgttgaggggagggtcatccaattttttttgtctagggggggagggtcacccaactattgtattcatgagaacagcaacatttcaaagtggcttgtttggtgcatatttatccatgtagctccatgtagctctctcagtctctgcccctatcgctagcagatggatATTTccttgtttagtcagccagacaatttgaactgtagctttagagaccgtgggatttcccaaactgaataaatcccgctcccacatataaacacaaaactgctttgctagctctatcgtgttgtaactaagacatctgatgaaaaacatattttattcattagcatgattgccgtactgtttagttcaaaaacatccaaaacaccgtaccaAAACATAACGGActagacgcaagcttttattttgaaaagtcaaagcttgtggactgcaccaagccaggagggcatgagacgggagttctccaggctgcagccatacccgactcaaatatcctttatATCCGgtgatacatacatacatac
This genomic interval from Sander vitreus isolate 19-12246 chromosome 7, sanVit1, whole genome shotgun sequence contains the following:
- the chdh gene encoding choline dehydrogenase, mitochondrial, coding for MLFLATLGQTGARRVVTRGRFTRHGRCLFTGLLEFVPRTRNMGQSSFCASSYRCFSATAAHLNASSSPTANQKTPSYSYIIVGAGSAGCVLANRLSEDTHESVLQLEAGPKDMVLGNLRLSWKIHMPAALTYNLCDDKYNWYYHTLPQAHLNNRVLYWPRGRVWGGSSSLNAMVYIRGHAEDYNRWQTEGAEGWDYEHCLPYFRKAQCHELGENRYRGGSGPLHVSRGKTNHPLHKAFIEAGQQAGYPFTDDMNGHQQEGLGWMDMTIFKGKRWSTASAYLRPVLGRPNLKTEVHCLTTKILFDGNRAVGVEYTQKGQKKRAFADKEVILSGGAINSPQLLMLSGVGNADDLKQLGIPVVQHLPGVGSNLQDHLELYVQQQCTQPITLYKAQKPFHMVKIGLEWLALFTGYGATAHLESGGFIRSRPHVTHPDIQFHFLPSQVIDHGRVASKVEAYQVHVGPMRSTSIGWMKLKSANPLDHPILQPNYLSTDVDVWEFRECVKLSREIFTQKAFDPFRGPEVQPGPQVQSDADIDAFVRQKADSAYHPSCTCKMGSPSDPMAVVDSNTRVLGLERLRVVDASIMPSIVSGNLNAPTIMMAEKAADIIRGHPPLVDPGVPVYRPPTLDTQR